The following proteins are co-located in the Vigna angularis cultivar LongXiaoDou No.4 chromosome 2, ASM1680809v1, whole genome shotgun sequence genome:
- the LOC108329603 gene encoding uncharacterized protein LOC108329603 isoform X1 — protein MAECVASAFCVKLNAQRRLVTGRGFSGQITNLKTVQRSVFGARDLKFTTRTQELPIKCIGLGPLVDFGGATTSHLVPVVDQMLLMGSIFLTYMAGVIPVEKSHASYQKTNSDKNVFPQSSDISGSSAKQNYGLESKYVLHVVREKILNSLNALEDKAYSGDIILQSAKKPLSLSAVARGPKLRLLWAAFQQVEEEVNNILSISRTVGMDGLFGRFSEIIQRSCHPICAAWLEKEFFLLKGNADKELASMILEKVKGDSTVVESIARSGKKDLYSELLWYLTFGSLREDCYYDSCIFAVHGISILEDLIVALADGVASIYLEFNSVDSDVSSKTNSLDMSLCALSTRELQKLRNEVALNQWLCHNMDTVVSMYEDRFDLCILESKPIDLTDSIQTEEQNWWKKLTQQNSKTKSPELHCIEISHFSIPVKRTKELRALTGWRYYFSLFLELSDITMPIIRAVIDKVSDAISFFLVSLIGRSLGLIYTGIRQSLKWK, from the exons ATGGCAGAATGTGTGGCTTCCGCATTCTGTGTTAAGCTGAATGCTCAGAGAAGGCTAGTTACTGGGAGAGGCTTCTCTGGTCAGATTACAAATCTCAAAACTGTTCAAAG AAGTGTATTTGGGGCCAGAGATTTGAAATTCACTACTCGTACTCAGGAACTTCCAATAAAATGCATTGGTTTAGGGCCTTTGGTTGACTTTGGTGGTGCAACGACCTCTCATTTGGTTCCAGTTGTTGACCAGATGCTTTTGATGGGCAGTATATTTCTTACTTACATGGCTGGAGTAATTCCTGTTGAGAAATCCCATGCTAGTTATCAAAAGACTAATTCtgataaaaatgtttttccTCAAAGCTCAGACATTTCTGGTAG TTCAGCAAAGCAAAATTATGGACTTGAGTCAAAGTATGTATTACACGTAGTTAGAGAAAAAATTTTGAATTCTCTAAATGCCTTGGAGGACAAGGCTTATTCTGGAGACATCATCCTTCAATCGGCCAAGAAACCCTTGAGTTTAAGTGCTGTTGCCAGGGGTCCAAAGTTAAGGTTGCTTTGGGCAGCTTTTCAGCAAGTTGAAGAAGAG GTCAACAATATCTTAAGCATTTCCAGAACTGTTGGTATGGATGGTCTGTTTGGAAGGTTTTCAGAAATAATTCAGAGATCCTGTCACCCTATCTGTGCTGCGTGGCTGGAAAAGGAATTTTTCCTTCTAAAGGGAAATGCTGACAAG GAACTTGCGTCAATGATACTTGAAAAGGTGAAAGGGGATAGCACTGTTGTTGAGAGCATTGCAAGGTCTGGCAAGAAAGATCTGTATTCGGAATTACTTTGGTATCTTACTTTTGGTTCTCTCAG GGAGGACTGCTATTATGATTCGTGTATATTTGCTGTGCATGGGATTTCTATTTTAGAAGATTTAATTGTAGCTCTAGCAGATGGGGTTGCAAGCATATATCTGGAGTTCAATTCAGTTGATAGTGATGTGTCAAGTAAAACCAATAGCTTGGATATGTCATTATGTGCTTTATCCACCAGAGAACTCCAAAAGCTACGTAACGAG GTGGCTTTGAATCAGTGGTTGTGCCACAACATGGACACAGTAGTGTCAATGTATGAGGATCGTTTCGACCTGTGTATTCTTGAGAGCAAACCCATTGATCTAACGGACAGTATTCAGACCGAAGAGCAAAATTGGTGGAAGAAGCTTACCCagcaaaattcaaaaacaaagtCTCCTGAATTACATTGCATTGAGATTAGCCATTTCTCAATACCTGTAAAGCGGACCAAGGAATTAAGAGCCCTAACAGGATG GCGATATTACTTCAGCCTTTTCTTGGAGTTGTCTGACATCACCATGCCCATAATTAGAGCAGTTATTGATAAAGTGAGTGATGCTATCTCATTCTTTTTAGTTAGCTTGATTGGGAGGTCTTTAGGACTCATTTATACAGGCATCAGGCAGTCTCTCAAATGGAAGTGA
- the LOC108329603 gene encoding uncharacterized protein LOC108329603 isoform X3 gives MAECVASAFCVKLNAQRRLVTGRGFSGQITNLKTVQRSVFGARDLKFTTRTQELPIKCIGLGPLVDFGGATTSHLVPVVDQMLLMGSIFLTYMAGVIPVEKSHASYQKTNSDKNVFPQSSDISGSSAKQNYGLESKYVLHVVREKILNSLNALEDKAYSGDIILQSAKKPLSLSAVARGPKLRLLWAAFQQVEEEVNNILSISRTVGMDGLFGRFSEIIQRSCHPICAAWLEKEFFLLKGNADKELASMILEKVKGDSTVVESIARSGKKDLYSELLWYLTFGSLREDCYYDSCIFAVHGISILEDLIVALADGVASIYLEFNSVDSDVSSKTNSLDMSLCALSTRELQKLRNEVALNQWLCHNMDTVVSMYEDRFDLCILESKPIDLTDSIQTEEQNWWKKLTQQNSKTKSPELHCIEISHFSIPVKRTKELRALTGWLAQSNSYKCRPKWIGLAYIPIFL, from the exons ATGGCAGAATGTGTGGCTTCCGCATTCTGTGTTAAGCTGAATGCTCAGAGAAGGCTAGTTACTGGGAGAGGCTTCTCTGGTCAGATTACAAATCTCAAAACTGTTCAAAG AAGTGTATTTGGGGCCAGAGATTTGAAATTCACTACTCGTACTCAGGAACTTCCAATAAAATGCATTGGTTTAGGGCCTTTGGTTGACTTTGGTGGTGCAACGACCTCTCATTTGGTTCCAGTTGTTGACCAGATGCTTTTGATGGGCAGTATATTTCTTACTTACATGGCTGGAGTAATTCCTGTTGAGAAATCCCATGCTAGTTATCAAAAGACTAATTCtgataaaaatgtttttccTCAAAGCTCAGACATTTCTGGTAG TTCAGCAAAGCAAAATTATGGACTTGAGTCAAAGTATGTATTACACGTAGTTAGAGAAAAAATTTTGAATTCTCTAAATGCCTTGGAGGACAAGGCTTATTCTGGAGACATCATCCTTCAATCGGCCAAGAAACCCTTGAGTTTAAGTGCTGTTGCCAGGGGTCCAAAGTTAAGGTTGCTTTGGGCAGCTTTTCAGCAAGTTGAAGAAGAG GTCAACAATATCTTAAGCATTTCCAGAACTGTTGGTATGGATGGTCTGTTTGGAAGGTTTTCAGAAATAATTCAGAGATCCTGTCACCCTATCTGTGCTGCGTGGCTGGAAAAGGAATTTTTCCTTCTAAAGGGAAATGCTGACAAG GAACTTGCGTCAATGATACTTGAAAAGGTGAAAGGGGATAGCACTGTTGTTGAGAGCATTGCAAGGTCTGGCAAGAAAGATCTGTATTCGGAATTACTTTGGTATCTTACTTTTGGTTCTCTCAG GGAGGACTGCTATTATGATTCGTGTATATTTGCTGTGCATGGGATTTCTATTTTAGAAGATTTAATTGTAGCTCTAGCAGATGGGGTTGCAAGCATATATCTGGAGTTCAATTCAGTTGATAGTGATGTGTCAAGTAAAACCAATAGCTTGGATATGTCATTATGTGCTTTATCCACCAGAGAACTCCAAAAGCTACGTAACGAG GTGGCTTTGAATCAGTGGTTGTGCCACAACATGGACACAGTAGTGTCAATGTATGAGGATCGTTTCGACCTGTGTATTCTTGAGAGCAAACCCATTGATCTAACGGACAGTATTCAGACCGAAGAGCAAAATTGGTGGAAGAAGCTTACCCagcaaaattcaaaaacaaagtCTCCTGAATTACATTGCATTGAGATTAGCCATTTCTCAATACCTGTAAAGCGGACCAAGGAATTAAGAGCCCTAACAGGATG GTTAGCCCAGTCTAATTCATATAAATGCAGACCAAAATGGATCGGACTAGCCTATATACCTATATTCCTGTAA
- the LOC108329603 gene encoding uncharacterized protein LOC108329603 isoform X2, which produces MAECVASAFCVKLNAQRRLVTGRGFSGQITNLKTVQRSVFGARDLKFTTRTQELPIKCIGLGPLVDFGGATTSHLVPVVDQMLLMGSIFLTYMAGVIPVEKSHASYQKTNSDKNVFPQSSDISGSSAKQNYGLESKYVLHVVREKILNSLNALEDKAYSGDIILQSAKKPLSLSAVARGPKLRLLWAAFQQVEEEVNNILSISRTVGMDGLFGRFSEIIQRSCHPICAAWLEKEFFLLKGNADKELASMILEKVKGDSTVVESIARSGKKDLYSELLWYLTFGSLREDCYYDSCIFAVHGISILEDLIVALADGVASIYLEFNSVDSDVSSKTNSLDMSLCALSTRELQKLRNEVALNQWLCHNMDTVVSMYEDRFDLCILESKPIDLTDSIQTEEQNWWKKLTQQNSKTKSPELHCIEISHFSIPVKRTKELRALTGCRLAQSNSYKCRPKWIGLAYIPIFL; this is translated from the exons ATGGCAGAATGTGTGGCTTCCGCATTCTGTGTTAAGCTGAATGCTCAGAGAAGGCTAGTTACTGGGAGAGGCTTCTCTGGTCAGATTACAAATCTCAAAACTGTTCAAAG AAGTGTATTTGGGGCCAGAGATTTGAAATTCACTACTCGTACTCAGGAACTTCCAATAAAATGCATTGGTTTAGGGCCTTTGGTTGACTTTGGTGGTGCAACGACCTCTCATTTGGTTCCAGTTGTTGACCAGATGCTTTTGATGGGCAGTATATTTCTTACTTACATGGCTGGAGTAATTCCTGTTGAGAAATCCCATGCTAGTTATCAAAAGACTAATTCtgataaaaatgtttttccTCAAAGCTCAGACATTTCTGGTAG TTCAGCAAAGCAAAATTATGGACTTGAGTCAAAGTATGTATTACACGTAGTTAGAGAAAAAATTTTGAATTCTCTAAATGCCTTGGAGGACAAGGCTTATTCTGGAGACATCATCCTTCAATCGGCCAAGAAACCCTTGAGTTTAAGTGCTGTTGCCAGGGGTCCAAAGTTAAGGTTGCTTTGGGCAGCTTTTCAGCAAGTTGAAGAAGAG GTCAACAATATCTTAAGCATTTCCAGAACTGTTGGTATGGATGGTCTGTTTGGAAGGTTTTCAGAAATAATTCAGAGATCCTGTCACCCTATCTGTGCTGCGTGGCTGGAAAAGGAATTTTTCCTTCTAAAGGGAAATGCTGACAAG GAACTTGCGTCAATGATACTTGAAAAGGTGAAAGGGGATAGCACTGTTGTTGAGAGCATTGCAAGGTCTGGCAAGAAAGATCTGTATTCGGAATTACTTTGGTATCTTACTTTTGGTTCTCTCAG GGAGGACTGCTATTATGATTCGTGTATATTTGCTGTGCATGGGATTTCTATTTTAGAAGATTTAATTGTAGCTCTAGCAGATGGGGTTGCAAGCATATATCTGGAGTTCAATTCAGTTGATAGTGATGTGTCAAGTAAAACCAATAGCTTGGATATGTCATTATGTGCTTTATCCACCAGAGAACTCCAAAAGCTACGTAACGAG GTGGCTTTGAATCAGTGGTTGTGCCACAACATGGACACAGTAGTGTCAATGTATGAGGATCGTTTCGACCTGTGTATTCTTGAGAGCAAACCCATTGATCTAACGGACAGTATTCAGACCGAAGAGCAAAATTGGTGGAAGAAGCTTACCCagcaaaattcaaaaacaaagtCTCCTGAATTACATTGCATTGAGATTAGCCATTTCTCAATACCTGTAAAGCGGACCAAGGAATTAAGAGCCCTAACAGGATG CAGGTTAGCCCAGTCTAATTCATATAAATGCAGACCAAAATGGATCGGACTAGCCTATATACCTATATTCCTGTAA
- the LOC108329603 gene encoding uncharacterized protein LOC108329603 isoform X4, whose translation MAECVASAFCVKLNAQRRLVTGRGFSGQITNLKTVQRSVFGARDLKFTTRTQELPIKCIGLGPLVDFGGATTSHLVPVVDQMLLMGSIFLTYMAGVIPVEKSHASYQKTNSDKNVFPQSSDISGSSAKQNYGLESKYVLHVVREKILNSLNALEDKAYSGDIILQSAKKPLSLSAVARGPKLRLLWAAFQQVEEEVNNILSISRTVGMDGLFGRFSEIIQRSCHPICAAWLEKEFFLLKGNADKELASMILEKVKGDSTVVESIARSGKKDLYSELLWYLTFGSLREDCYYDSCIFAVHGISILEDLIVALADGVASIYLEFNSVDSDVSSKTNSLDMSLCALSTRELQKLRNEVALNQWLCHNMDTVVSMYEDRFDLCILESKPIDLTDSIQTEEQNWWKKLTQQNSKTKSPELHCIEISHFSIPVKRTKELRALTGCLPQVTLLTSFSRLARELQ comes from the exons ATGGCAGAATGTGTGGCTTCCGCATTCTGTGTTAAGCTGAATGCTCAGAGAAGGCTAGTTACTGGGAGAGGCTTCTCTGGTCAGATTACAAATCTCAAAACTGTTCAAAG AAGTGTATTTGGGGCCAGAGATTTGAAATTCACTACTCGTACTCAGGAACTTCCAATAAAATGCATTGGTTTAGGGCCTTTGGTTGACTTTGGTGGTGCAACGACCTCTCATTTGGTTCCAGTTGTTGACCAGATGCTTTTGATGGGCAGTATATTTCTTACTTACATGGCTGGAGTAATTCCTGTTGAGAAATCCCATGCTAGTTATCAAAAGACTAATTCtgataaaaatgtttttccTCAAAGCTCAGACATTTCTGGTAG TTCAGCAAAGCAAAATTATGGACTTGAGTCAAAGTATGTATTACACGTAGTTAGAGAAAAAATTTTGAATTCTCTAAATGCCTTGGAGGACAAGGCTTATTCTGGAGACATCATCCTTCAATCGGCCAAGAAACCCTTGAGTTTAAGTGCTGTTGCCAGGGGTCCAAAGTTAAGGTTGCTTTGGGCAGCTTTTCAGCAAGTTGAAGAAGAG GTCAACAATATCTTAAGCATTTCCAGAACTGTTGGTATGGATGGTCTGTTTGGAAGGTTTTCAGAAATAATTCAGAGATCCTGTCACCCTATCTGTGCTGCGTGGCTGGAAAAGGAATTTTTCCTTCTAAAGGGAAATGCTGACAAG GAACTTGCGTCAATGATACTTGAAAAGGTGAAAGGGGATAGCACTGTTGTTGAGAGCATTGCAAGGTCTGGCAAGAAAGATCTGTATTCGGAATTACTTTGGTATCTTACTTTTGGTTCTCTCAG GGAGGACTGCTATTATGATTCGTGTATATTTGCTGTGCATGGGATTTCTATTTTAGAAGATTTAATTGTAGCTCTAGCAGATGGGGTTGCAAGCATATATCTGGAGTTCAATTCAGTTGATAGTGATGTGTCAAGTAAAACCAATAGCTTGGATATGTCATTATGTGCTTTATCCACCAGAGAACTCCAAAAGCTACGTAACGAG GTGGCTTTGAATCAGTGGTTGTGCCACAACATGGACACAGTAGTGTCAATGTATGAGGATCGTTTCGACCTGTGTATTCTTGAGAGCAAACCCATTGATCTAACGGACAGTATTCAGACCGAAGAGCAAAATTGGTGGAAGAAGCTTACCCagcaaaattcaaaaacaaagtCTCCTGAATTACATTGCATTGAGATTAGCCATTTCTCAATACCTGTAAAGCGGACCAAGGAATTAAGAGCCCTAACAGGATG CTTACCACAGGTCACACTTTTGACGTCCTTTTCCAGGCTTGCTAGAGAATTGCAATAA
- the LOC108328351 gene encoding vesicle-associated membrane protein 722 has product MTGQQSLIYSFVARGTVILAEYTDFNGNFTEVALDCLRRLPASNSKFTYNADAHTFNYLNDNGFTYCVVAVESVGRQLAMAFLERIKDDFSKRYGGGKAATATSKSLNKEFGPKLKEHMLYCVEHPEEVSKLAKVKAQVSEVQQAMRANIDQVLDRQVKIDVLVGQTEDLRDQASDFRGVGNQLRRKMWYQNMKIKLIVLAIIIAIILIIVLSVCDGFNCGG; this is encoded by the exons ATGACGGGGCAGCAATCCCTGATATACAGCTTCGTGGCGCGGGGCACGGTGATTCTGGCGGAGTACACCGACTTCAATGGAAACTTCACGGAGGTAGCTTTGGACTGCCTTCGCAGGCTCCCTGCTTCCAATTCCAAATTCACCTATAACGCCGATGCTCATACCTTCAACTACCTCAACGATAATGGATTCA cTTACTGTGTTGTGGCAGTGGAATCCGTTGGTCGGCAACTTGCAATGGCATTTCTTGAACGCATCAAGGATGATTTTAGCAAGAGATATGGTGGAGGAAAAGCTGCAACAGCCACTTCTAAAAGCTTAAACAAAGAATTCGG ACCCAAGTTGAAGGAACATATGCTGTATTGTGTGGAACACCCAGAAGAGGTTAGCAAACTAGCGAAAGTGAAAGCTCAGGTTTCTGAAGTCCAACAAGCTATGCGGGCAAACATTGATCAG GTTCTTGATCGTCAAgtgaaaattgatgttttgGTGGGCCAAACTGAGGATCTTCGGGATCAG GCCAGTGATTTCAGGGGAGTTGGAAACCAGTTAAGGAGAAAAATGTGGTATCAGAACATGAAGATAAAGCTGATAGTACTCGCCATCATTATTGCCATCATTCTCATAATTGTTCTTTCAGTGTGTGATGGGTTCAATTGTGGTGGATGA